A genomic window from bacterium includes:
- a CDS encoding SDR family oxidoreductase has protein sequence MQIDLSGRVAVVSGASAGIGRAIAHGFAGAGADVVIGSRREDAIGRAADEISGATGRTAVPVVADVAAPAGVDRLLEAARGRFGRLDILVANAGGPPAGSGLTLTDAQWEQAFNQNLMSAVRLIRGAVPLMRENHWGRILTVITSGVKVPIPQLVLSNVFRSGVVAFTKTVSLELAPHNILVNNLAPGRIDTDRVRWLDGARAKETGRPVEAVVKESVATIPLGRYGEPHEFAAMAVFLASEAASYITGQTICIDGGQTRSMM, from the coding sequence ATGCAGATCGATTTGTCGGGACGCGTGGCCGTCGTGTCGGGAGCGAGCGCCGGCATCGGCCGGGCGATTGCCCACGGATTCGCCGGCGCGGGGGCCGACGTGGTCATCGGCAGCCGGCGCGAAGACGCGATCGGCCGCGCGGCCGACGAGATCTCCGGCGCCACAGGCCGGACGGCGGTGCCTGTCGTCGCCGACGTCGCAGCGCCCGCGGGCGTGGACCGGCTGCTCGAGGCGGCACGGGGGCGCTTCGGGCGGCTCGACATCCTCGTCGCCAACGCCGGCGGCCCCCCGGCGGGCTCCGGCCTGACCCTCACCGACGCGCAGTGGGAGCAGGCCTTCAACCAGAACCTCATGAGCGCGGTCCGGCTGATCCGCGGCGCGGTGCCGCTCATGCGGGAGAACCACTGGGGCCGGATCCTCACCGTCATTACGTCCGGCGTCAAAGTCCCGATCCCGCAGCTTGTCCTGAGCAACGTCTTTCGCTCGGGCGTCGTGGCGTTCACGAAGACGGTCTCGCTCGAGCTCGCGCCGCACAACATTCTCGTCAACAACCTGGCGCCCGGGCGGATCGACACCGACCGCGTCCGCTGGCTGGACGGCGCCCGGGCCAAGGAGACCGGGCGGCCGGTGGAGGCCGTCGTCAAGGAAAGCGTGGCGACGATTCCTCTCGGCCGCTACGGGGAACCGCACGAGTTTGCGGCGATGGCCGTGTTCCTGGCCTCTGAGGCCGCGAGTTACATCACCGGGCAAACGATCTGCATCGACGGTGGGCAAACGCGCTCAATGATGTAG
- a CDS encoding NADPH-dependent FMN reductase codes for MPEPFSVVAFAGSLRRASYNRALAAAVRDLAPRSLAVTVHEIDGIPLYNMDLERAAFPAAVTRLKDALRAADGTIIVTPEHNFSLSGVLKNTIDWISRPSGDAPLGGKPIGIMGATSGVTGTARAQMHLRTILVNLNAVVMPQPAVLIARAQDKFDAGGGLTDEETRERVRTFLDAFARWIALIGRKNLPEG; via the coding sequence ATGCCCGAGCCGTTCTCCGTCGTCGCGTTCGCGGGCAGCCTGCGCCGCGCATCGTACAACCGGGCCCTGGCCGCGGCGGTGCGCGACCTCGCCCCGCGCTCCCTCGCCGTCACGGTGCACGAGATCGACGGGATCCCGCTCTACAACATGGATCTCGAGCGCGCCGCCTTTCCCGCCGCGGTGACCCGGCTCAAGGACGCGCTCCGCGCCGCAGACGGCACGATCATCGTGACGCCCGAGCACAATTTCTCCCTCTCCGGCGTGTTGAAGAATACGATCGACTGGATCAGCCGGCCGTCGGGCGATGCGCCTCTCGGAGGCAAGCCGATCGGGATCATGGGCGCCACGAGCGGAGTGACGGGGACGGCGCGCGCGCAGATGCACCTGCGCACCATCCTCGTCAACCTCAACGCCGTCGTCATGCCGCAGCCCGCGGTGCTCATCGCGCGGGCGCAGGACAAATTCGATGCCGGCGGCGGGCTCACGGACGAAGAGACCCGGGAACGTGTGCGGACGTTTCTCGACGCGTTTGCCCGGTGGATCGCGCTGATCGGCCGGAAAAACCTCCCGGAGGGCTGA
- a CDS encoding diguanylate cyclase — MTSVTMDGGLGRVADVMTPAPLVLSATDNAAKASAAFRAHRVPVAPVLDAGGLVGVLSAVDLLDALPFRRVTDVMTRGIVPATSELPLLQAHALLTSQGLDVLPVLQGGRVIGQLELTAVLRAIHQQTDPLTGLPWATALRLWAADALARGREVAVLFADLDNFREVNKTFGHVIGDSVLHAVAELMQRCIDPTTDLLCRYGGDEFAIATIRSEEEARALASRIEDVVVVPVGEAGRPVTVSVGYAGGRRHEEREPNHAPATVDDLLALASRASTFAKASAAAAARRAAWQPQDTPLPEARVRLVDVRVGPAEGRTAVVRLRLGSREVAGEATDAAPEPARPVGLLVADATLRALHGILGEADVYAIEDILDSLAPSYQLVVAVVASRRPGGEHNRYIGGAAARELPVAACKAVLDAVNRPLGRRLAALLDRPDEA, encoded by the coding sequence GTGACATCGGTGACCATGGATGGCGGCCTCGGCCGCGTCGCCGACGTCATGACGCCGGCTCCCCTCGTCCTGTCGGCCACCGACAATGCGGCGAAGGCGAGCGCCGCATTCCGCGCCCATCGGGTGCCGGTAGCGCCCGTCCTCGACGCAGGCGGCCTGGTCGGCGTCCTTTCGGCCGTGGACCTCCTCGACGCCCTGCCCTTCCGGCGTGTCACGGACGTCATGACACGCGGCATCGTCCCGGCCACCTCCGAGCTTCCGCTCCTGCAGGCGCATGCGCTGCTCACCTCCCAGGGGCTCGACGTGCTTCCTGTCCTCCAGGGCGGCCGCGTCATCGGGCAACTCGAGCTCACCGCCGTGCTGCGTGCGATCCACCAGCAGACCGATCCGCTGACAGGACTTCCCTGGGCGACGGCGCTGCGGCTGTGGGCGGCGGATGCGCTCGCCCGCGGGCGTGAGGTCGCCGTGTTGTTTGCCGATCTCGACAATTTCCGCGAGGTCAACAAGACGTTCGGGCATGTGATCGGCGACTCCGTCCTCCACGCGGTCGCCGAGCTCATGCAGCGGTGCATCGATCCGACGACGGACTTGCTCTGCCGGTACGGCGGGGACGAATTTGCCATTGCGACCATCCGCAGCGAGGAGGAGGCGCGGGCGCTCGCGTCGCGCATCGAGGACGTCGTGGTCGTGCCGGTCGGTGAGGCCGGCCGCCCGGTGACGGTGAGCGTCGGGTACGCCGGCGGCCGGCGTCACGAGGAGCGAGAGCCGAACCACGCCCCTGCGACCGTGGACGACCTGCTCGCGCTGGCGAGCCGCGCCTCCACGTTCGCCAAGGCCTCGGCCGCCGCGGCGGCCCGCCGCGCGGCGTGGCAGCCGCAGGATACGCCCCTCCCGGAGGCGCGCGTGCGGCTGGTGGACGTGCGCGTCGGGCCCGCCGAGGGGAGGACCGCCGTCGTGCGGCTGCGTCTGGGATCCCGTGAAGTGGCCGGCGAGGCCACAGACGCGGCCCCGGAGCCTGCGCGCCCGGTGGGGTTGCTCGTGGCGGACGCCACGCTGCGGGCGCTGCACGGAATCCTCGGCGAGGCCGACGTCTATGCGATCGAAGATATCCTCGACTCGCTCGCGCCGTCGTACCAGCTCGTGGTCGCGGTCGTGGCGTCCCGGCGTCCCGGCGGCGAGCACAATCGCTACATCGGCGGGGCCGCGGCGCGCGAGCTGCCGGTCGCGGCGTGCAAGGCGGTGCTCGACGCGGTGAACCGGCCGCTCGGCCGCCGGCTGGCGGCGCTCCTCGACCGCCCGGACGAGGCCTGA